In Bogoriella caseilytica, the genomic window GCCGAAGACGATCTCCGGCACCCGCTCGAGGGGCACATCCTTGCCCATGCGGGAGATCACCACGGCGAGCTCACCCTCGGCATGGACGTCCTGGGTCCACGGGGGCAGCACGATCGGATCATCGGGCCCGATGACGGAGGTGTTGGGCTTGAGGAACACCAAGGGCTCCTCGGGCACCTCGTTGCCCAGCTCAGCAGCATGCTCGGCATAGTTGCGGCCGATGCCCACCACCTTCGAACGCGGGATCACCGGTGAGAGCAGGCGCGCCTCGTCCAGCTTCACCCGCCGACCGGTGGTCTCGAAACCCGAGTAGATCGGGTCGCCCTTGAGGACGACCAGTTCGTCGTTCTCCTCGTCCAGGACGCCGTAGGCCGGGTGGGAATCTCCGCTGACGAATCGTGCAATACGCATGTCAATGAGCTTACGCGGCCCGATGCGTCGGCCCGTCAGCGGCCCGGTTGTTCCCGCCCGGCACGAGGCGGTCTCTCACGACTCGCCGCCGATGCGCTCCCACGTGGAGCTCATGTGCGTGTCCTGCCCGAGCCGCAGCTCGGCCCGCCAGCGGTAGGTCGTCGGCCACCGTCGGAAGGCGGGCACCACCCGGACGACGAAGCGCATCAGCGATGGCAGCCACCCCGGCCGCCATCGCTCGTCCACATCGAGGCCCATCCGCACCGTGGCACCGTCACGCCGGGCGAACCAGCGCCCGCCCGTCAGCCGCGCATCATCGATACGGACGTGCCACCGGCCCTGCACCTTCTCCCCCTCCGCCAGACCCCGCACATCGGGCAGGCCAGGCTGCATGATCATCTGCGCGCGGTGCTGGCCCCCACGGGCCGAGATGCCGGTGACCTCACGACCATCCGGGCTCCGCGTCAGGCTCGCGCCAGTGAAGTGGCCCAGGGTCCCCTCGAAGGCGCGGGCCAGCTCGATCGTGCACAACGAGGTGCTGTACTTGATGATGTGGCGCCGGTGCAGCTTCGGCCCTGGCACCTGCACCACGGCGACATCCTGGCCGTCGATGCGAATCACGGGCTCGGACGCCCCGCGCCGGACGAGATCGAACCGGGGTAGCCAGACCAAGAACAGCGCGCTCGGGTGCTCGATATCATCGCCCACGGGTGCCAGCAGGCCGCAACGACGACGGGCGGATCCGTCGCGGTCATCGATGTGGATCTCGATGGCCCGGCCGTCGACATCGGTGAAGCGTGCCTCGGCCAGCACGCCGTCGCGGGCGATCCGCAAGCGGCTGGCCGCGAAATCGGTCACGCTCCAGGCTCCGATGCCACCGCCGAGGTAGAAGTCCTCCCGGTTCAGCCGCAGGCTCGATTCCGGGTAGTAATCGACTCGCCGGTCCACCCTCCGGCGGACAAAGGCCATCATCCCCGTGCCATGGGCCGCGTCGTCGAACCACAGCAGTTCACCGGAGTCGTAGACCGGGTGATCGGGGAACTCGAAGTTCAGCATCGCCGTGACCACGTCCAGGGTCAGGGTCAGTGGGCAGTCCACCGTCCCGACGGCGCCCGGGATTGCGGGAGTCGAAGCCATAGCAGGTGCCACCTTTCCGAGAGCACCCACCCCACGGAAACCAACGCTTCGATCGTAGTACGCAGGCGGCAGCCGCAGGACCGTAACGTGTGCCCCATGCCTTGGACTGCTGAAGCGATCCTCTTCGACATTGACGGAACCCTGGTCGACTCCACCGATGCG contains:
- a CDS encoding fumarylacetoacetate hydrolase family protein, which produces MRIARFVSGDSHPAYGVLDEENDELVVLKGDPIYSGFETTGRRVKLDEARLLSPVIPRSKVVGIGRNYAEHAAELGNEVPEEPLVFLKPNTSVIGPDDPIVLPPWTQDVHAEGELAVVISRMGKDVPLERVPEIVFGYTAANDVTARDKQATDGQWTRAKGFDTSCPLGPYLAIDLDPSDLAVRTRLDGDLRQDGRTSQMVRDVAELVAYASTIFTLLPGDVILTGTPAGVFPIQHGERVEVEVEGIGVFSNPVVRRD